ACACCAAACACCTGCCCGGCTATACGGTGGTGGATTTCACAACGAGTTATACGCTGCACATCCGCCATGCAGATCTAACTCTGCAACTTCAGATCAACAACCTGCTGGATGAACGCTATCAAATTATCCGTGACATGCCCATGCCGCCGCGGGAGTGGCGGCTGGGACTGGAGTACAGCCTCAACCGAAATTTTTTCTAATACATACTTTTACTGTAAACGGAGGACCTGCTGCATGAAACATTGCTCTATGCTGTTTATGATCCTGATATTAACTGTTTTTGCATTCAACACCCGCGCCGACGTGCCGCGTAGCATCTATGCCATCAACGCGTCCGCGGAAACCATTTCCAAACTCAATATTGAATCCGGTCACATTGCGCAGAATATTGCCAAAACCGGCCAGATCCCCAATGATATCGTCTATTGGAATGAAAAAATATATATTGTCAATTCGACCACCAGTTCGATCCAGATTTTAGATCCGCGCACAGACCGGATCACCGGCAGCATTGCCCTGCAGGAAGGCGGCAATCCCTGGAGCATCGCATTCACTGGAACACAGCGCGCCTATGTGTCCAATTACGTCGCCAACAGCGTCTCGGTCGTGGACATTGAAACACAGCAGATCATTGACAATATTCCGGTAGGGACCGGCCCCGAAGGCATTCTCGTCGTGGGCAACCGCGCCTATGTCGCCAACACCGGCGGGTACAGCGGCGCCGCCCCCTATCAGGGCAGCATTTCCGTCATAGATATTACCACGGATTCCGTCACCCATACGCTGCCGGTGCCGGACAATCCCCAGGATATGGCTCTGGCGCCGGACAACCACATTCATGTGCCGTGCACCGGCGATTATGTGAATACCGGCGGCAGCGTGGCCGTGATCAATCCGTCCGGCGGCGCCGATTACAGCACCCCGACGGTCACGGACACCATCGCCCTGGGCGGCGCGCCGGCGTTCATTGAAATCACCGCAGAGGGTATCGCTTATTGTCTGGATTGGGGCACCAGCGAGCACGGATTCATGTACAGTTACGATACGGCCACGGATTCGGTGCTGCACGACGGCGAATCGCCCATACTCACCGGGCCGAATGCCGGACATTTGCTCTATGATCCCATTGAATCCTGTCTGTGGATCGTCAGCATGACCCAGTGGGGCGGCGACGGCTTTGTGCAAAAGTATGATACTGAACTCGACACCATCACCCGGACCTCCGGGGTGATCGGCAGCGGCACCCAAAGGATCGCGCTGGTGGATCAAATTTATGACATCACCCCCTGGGCGGATCAGGTGGTCGAATTCACACCCGGCGCCGGCGCCGGTTTCGGCGAAAACTATTTTCCCACCAATGTGCTCGGGCCCCCCGATCCCGATCCCATGTTGAGTATCTATCAAAGCAGCAACAAACCTCAGGAAATTTTGTCGCTGGGCACCGGCGGCGAGATTGTTCTCGAATTCATCGATACTATTATCGTGGACGGGGAGGGCGCAGATTTTACCGTGTTTGAAAATCCGTTTGTCTACAGCATGGGCGGCGAAGACCATGTGTTCATCGAAGCCGGCATCGTGTCAGTGAGTCAGGATGGCAACGAATTTGTCGAATTTCCCTATGACACCGTAACCTGGAGCGGACTCGCCGGCGTCACCCCCACGCTGGACGCTTATCATTTTGACGATCCATCCCGTTCCGGTGGCGACAGCTTTGACCTGGCGGATGTGGGACTCGAATCGGCCCGTTATGTGAAAATCCGAGATCTCGGCTCTATCAAAAAAGAAGGCGCCTGGAACGGCGATTTTGATCTGGATGCCGTGGTGGCGGTGAATTACATATCAACAGAAACGCTAATTGAAAGCAACCCATCGATTTCCGCACCCGCCAATTTTGTGCTGCACCCCAACACACCGAATCCGTTCAATCCGGTTACGCAGATCCGGTTCAGCGTTAATCAGCCCGGACGCATCACGGTTGACATCTATTCCATTACCGGCCGCAACGTCAATACACTGGTCAACCGGCAGTTGTCCGTCGGCAAGTACGAGTTCCAATGGGACAGCACAGATGACCGGGGCCTGCCGGTTGCCAGCGGCGTGTACATGGCGCGCATCAGCAGCAGCCATCACAGTGAGAGCATTAAAATGACGCTGGTGCGATAAACGTATAAAAAAAGGCGATTCCGATGGGAATCGCCTTTTTTTGTCTGCAGCGGTTTCAGTTCGTGTCGTTCGTGTTGTTCGCTGATCGAAAATATAGCAACGAACGACACGAACAAGACAAACATAAAAATAAATCCTCAACAAACAATGTAACAGAAAATACCACCTCAAAGAGAAAAAGAGGCGCACCGCTGTGATGATAGTGGACTCAAAATT
This genomic window from candidate division KSB1 bacterium contains:
- a CDS encoding FlgD immunoglobulin-like domain containing protein, translating into MKHCSMLFMILILTVFAFNTRADVPRSIYAINASAETISKLNIESGHIAQNIAKTGQIPNDIVYWNEKIYIVNSTTSSIQILDPRTDRITGSIALQEGGNPWSIAFTGTQRAYVSNYVANSVSVVDIETQQIIDNIPVGTGPEGILVVGNRAYVANTGGYSGAAPYQGSISVIDITTDSVTHTLPVPDNPQDMALAPDNHIHVPCTGDYVNTGGSVAVINPSGGADYSTPTVTDTIALGGAPAFIEITAEGIAYCLDWGTSEHGFMYSYDTATDSVLHDGESPILTGPNAGHLLYDPIESCLWIVSMTQWGGDGFVQKYDTELDTITRTSGVIGSGTQRIALVDQIYDITPWADQVVEFTPGAGAGFGENYFPTNVLGPPDPDPMLSIYQSSNKPQEILSLGTGGEIVLEFIDTIIVDGEGADFTVFENPFVYSMGGEDHVFIEAGIVSVSQDGNEFVEFPYDTVTWSGLAGVTPTLDAYHFDDPSRSGGDSFDLADVGLESARYVKIRDLGSIKKEGAWNGDFDLDAVVAVNYISTETLIESNPSISAPANFVLHPNTPNPFNPVTQIRFSVNQPGRITVDIYSITGRNVNTLVNRQLSVGKYEFQWDSTDDRGLPVASGVYMARISSSHHSESIKMTLVR